One window from the genome of Paenibacillus azoreducens encodes:
- a CDS encoding Ig-like domain-containing protein, translating to MAIKQGKVRNRTRKRMTGYVWLNRLVLSFVLVFVLVSPLPAAASPQITINPPDTSEPLEAGMLHLTGSYAGVYDVQIVVNGDSLTDAHMEGITAGTWYADIDLSMYDGQVELVARGQDAVTRYNAWSSFIQIEVNHPAANVPEVRVISPAEQEVLQGQVTVQVGASGKNGISHVQVRINGGKWQDADPTASGYLLRWNMGPFSGQIISLEAKAEDVNGNVGYSQTVYVKAGISTDVGNHGSDATGTYDGIRDGNGQIEDDNRGVMEEDAVSTMKHEVRPQDRAMWIWENDSYPLILNPGSRTVLDAMSSDTDTFGQDPIRTWYLAVGKYNGIRMLEDIRAEVRDFIRWAHDRGYQVQALIAGGTIPPYFGAYERYRKQAVAEFEQILNYNLSSKERERFDGVNMDTEPYSLPDFKNAKPSVQIQYLDMLKNLMERKQASGLSLQVGAAIPRWFDTSADATDILWNGSIKPLSEHVQDTLDYISIMDYRDQADGSVGIIDQAKGEMEYANKIGKPYSVILGVETKDIADGGDPESITFHEEGRLYMEAELDKVYAAFDGNPAFGGIAIHHYESIRNLPPVWGPEAVFWQGPPDNEPPTAVTADPQANVFDYQRIDITYGPAADNRAVEEYRIYRGTEPDFAPDETHLAGISKGLSFRDMGLLPDTSYVYKVAAVDTSGNEGPPSNPVKAHTEPTSLKPMIVSKMNLGFDGSKATVTLHVADLKTGAGIAASVSGRFTFMAGKYVNGTAAAAGSFTASSEAVSAPSGEIGFAARRITADGYYWAQAYDATDSSSIRWGD from the coding sequence ATGGCAATAAAACAAGGGAAGGTTAGGAACCGGACCCGAAAGAGGATGACAGGTTATGTATGGCTGAATCGTTTGGTTTTGTCTTTTGTTCTGGTATTTGTGCTTGTTTCGCCTTTGCCTGCTGCGGCTTCCCCGCAAATTACGATCAACCCTCCGGATACGAGCGAACCGCTTGAAGCGGGGATGCTGCATTTGACCGGATCGTACGCAGGAGTTTATGACGTCCAAATTGTGGTTAACGGCGATTCGCTGACAGACGCCCATATGGAAGGCATAACTGCCGGTACTTGGTACGCAGACATTGATTTATCGATGTATGATGGTCAGGTCGAACTGGTTGCAAGGGGGCAGGATGCGGTTACCCGTTACAATGCATGGTCATCTTTTATACAAATCGAAGTGAACCATCCTGCTGCAAATGTACCGGAAGTGCGGGTGATCAGTCCTGCGGAGCAGGAGGTACTGCAAGGGCAGGTAACGGTGCAAGTAGGAGCATCAGGTAAAAACGGTATCAGCCATGTTCAGGTTAGAATTAATGGTGGGAAGTGGCAGGATGCCGATCCAACCGCCTCAGGTTATTTGCTGCGCTGGAATATGGGTCCATTTTCAGGGCAGATCATCAGTCTGGAGGCGAAAGCCGAGGATGTGAATGGAAATGTCGGATACAGCCAAACCGTGTATGTCAAGGCTGGGATATCAACGGATGTGGGGAATCATGGAAGCGATGCCACTGGAACGTATGATGGGATTAGGGACGGAAATGGCCAAATAGAAGACGACAACAGGGGCGTTATGGAAGAAGATGCAGTTTCAACGATGAAACATGAGGTACGTCCGCAAGACAGAGCGATGTGGATTTGGGAAAATGATTCTTATCCCTTGATCCTGAATCCCGGTTCAAGAACGGTGCTGGATGCCATGTCATCAGATACTGACACTTTCGGCCAAGACCCAATCCGCACATGGTATTTGGCGGTGGGGAAATACAATGGCATCCGGATGCTCGAAGATATACGGGCTGAGGTTCGTGATTTTATCCGTTGGGCCCATGACCGCGGTTATCAGGTGCAAGCGTTAATTGCGGGCGGAACAATTCCGCCGTATTTCGGAGCGTATGAACGATACCGGAAACAGGCCGTTGCCGAATTCGAACAGATTTTAAACTATAACCTATCCTCCAAAGAACGCGAACGTTTTGATGGGGTCAATATGGATACCGAGCCATACAGTTTGCCTGATTTTAAAAACGCCAAGCCTTCCGTCCAGATTCAATATCTTGATATGCTAAAGAATCTAATGGAACGCAAGCAAGCCTCCGGACTTTCGCTTCAGGTCGGGGCGGCGATTCCCCGCTGGTTTGATACCTCTGCGGACGCGACCGATATTTTATGGAACGGTTCCATAAAACCTCTCTCGGAACATGTGCAGGATACGCTCGATTACATTTCCATTATGGATTACCGCGATCAGGCTGACGGAAGCGTCGGAATCATTGACCAGGCGAAGGGCGAAATGGAGTATGCGAATAAAATAGGAAAGCCATATTCGGTTATTCTTGGCGTTGAAACAAAAGATATAGCGGATGGAGGCGATCCTGAGAGCATTACCTTCCACGAAGAGGGACGGCTGTACATGGAAGCGGAGCTAGATAAAGTGTACGCCGCATTTGACGGCAACCCCGCCTTCGGGGGAATTGCGATCCACCACTATGAATCCATCCGCAACCTTCCGCCTGTTTGGGGACCGGAAGCGGTCTTCTGGCAAGGGCCGCCGGACAACGAGCCGCCGACTGCGGTGACGGCTGATCCGCAGGCGAACGTATTCGATTACCAGCGGATTGATATCACATATGGTCCCGCTGCGGACAATAGGGCTGTTGAAGAATACCGTATTTATCGTGGAACCGAACCGGATTTTGCACCCGATGAAACGCATCTTGCCGGAATTTCCAAAGGATTAAGCTTCCGGGATATGGGGCTGCTGCCGGATACGAGCTATGTTTATAAAGTTGCGGCCGTCGATACCTCCGGGAATGAGGGACCCCCGAGCAATCCCGTCAAGGCTCATACAGAGCCCACGTCGCTTAAGCCGATGATCGTATCGAAGATGAATCTTGGTTTTGACGGCTCCAAAGCCACGGTTACGCTCCATGTCGCCGATCTGAAGACCGGAGCGGGAATCGCCGCCAGTGTATCCGGACGTTTCACGTTCATGGCCGGCAAATATGTAAACGGCACAGCTGCAGCCGCCGGATCCTTTACTGCCAGCTCCGAAGCGGTTTCCGCCCCGTCCGGGGAGATCGGCTTTGCTGCAAGACGGATTACGGCTGACGGGTATTATTGGGCGCAGGCCTATGATGCGACCGATTCATCGTCCATTCGCTGGGGAGATTGA